A DNA window from Impatiens glandulifera chromosome 7, dImpGla2.1, whole genome shotgun sequence contains the following coding sequences:
- the LOC124909703 gene encoding uncharacterized protein LOC124909703, producing MDQWIGREMCNWRLCGWVALDSIGASPGILIVWNDDEFEKMYVDIGRFSISVQLRNRGDNFRWVLSAVYRLVSQDLKAEFFNELSKVSSLWDLPIIFAGDMNQVRDPSKRKGARRYTSRMSEFSNMIEDMELVDLPLEGGQFTFRRGNGSGGLSQSCIDKFLVSESIFRGVANIFQKVLLWSCSDHRPILLERGVVQLRCRPFRFENKWLSRVDFFPRVQEWWRTQASLGSASSKLFMNLKNLRKHIESWYMGERATFCAKVDELCKKINIIDEVEEVRELLAEEVSSHIFPVSNLLELCKEEEIGTRQWSRATWLRYGDKNTKFFHCVSKAQARNNAINSISVKGVVHDGEPVISNSIVEFYKELFKESHMARPKLDGVNFNTINAEQKTLLEAHFTEEEVEATTMGCGSDKASGSDGFTLAFFKKAWPFLKIDIMVEIEPFYQFSSFD from the coding sequence ATGGATCAATGGATTGGTAGAGAGATGTGTAATTGGCGATTGTGTGGATGGGTGGCACTTGACTCTATTGGGGCGTCACCTGGAATTCTAATTGTTTGGAATGATGATGAATTCGAGAAGATGTATGTTGATATCGGAAGATTCTCAATTAGTGTGCAACTTAGAAATCGGGGAGATAACTTTCGTTGGGTGTTGTCTGCGGTTTACAGGCTAGTGAGCCAAGATCTAAAAGCGGAGTTTTTTAACGAGTTGTCAAAAGTGTCTAGTTTATGGGATTTGCCGATCATATTTGCTGGAGATATGAATCAAGTGAGGGATCCTTCTAAAAGAAAGGGTGCTAGAAGATATACTAGCCGAATGTCAGAATTTTCTAATATGATCGAGGACATGGAGCTTGTAGATCTGCCCCTTGAAGGAGGTCAATTTACATTCAGAAGAGGCAATGGTAGTGGTGGGTTGTCTCAGTCTTGCATCGACAAGTTTTTGGTTAGTGAGTCGATCTTTCGGGGGGTggctaatatttttcaaaaggtTCTTTTGTGGAGTTGTTCAGACCATCGACCTATTCTATTAGAGCGTGGGGTTGTGCAGTTGCGTTGCCGCCCTTTCAGGTTCGAGAATAAGTGGTTGAGTAGAGTTGATTTTTTTCCGCGTGTGCAAGAATGGTGGAGGACTCAAGCTTCCCTAGGTTCCGCTTCATCGAAActgtttatgaatttgaagaaTTTACGCAAGCATATTGAAAGTTGGTATATGGGTGAACGTGCTACTTTTTGTGCAAAGGTCGATGAATTATGTAAGAAGATTAATATTATCGATGAAGTGGAAGAGGTTCGTGAGCTTTTGGCTGAAGAGGTTAGCTCTCATATTTTCCCAGTTTCTAATCTTCTGGAATTGtgtaaagaagaagagattgggACCAGACAATGGAGCAGGGCTACTTGGCTAAGATATGGGGATAAAAACACAAAGTTCTTTCATTGTGTCTCAAAGGCGCAAGCTAGGAATAATGCTATTAATTCTATCTCGGTGAAGGGTGTTGTACATGATGGTGAGCCTGTGATTTCAAATAGCATCGTTGAATTCTATAAAGAATTATTCAAAGAATCACATATGGCTAGACCGAAGTTGGATGGAGTGAATTTTAATACTATTAATGCAGAGCAAAAAACCTTATTGGAAGCTCATTTCACGGAGGAAGAAGTGGAGGCAACAACTATGGGTTGTGGAAGCGATAAGGCATCAGGAAGTGACGGTTTTACTTTGGCATTCTTCAAAAAAGCTTGGCCTTTTCTCAAGATTGATATCATGGTAGAGATCGAGCctttttatcaattttcttcATTCGATTAG
- the LOC124909704 gene encoding pectinesterase inhibitor 11-like, translated as MATKIILSSLLFSLYFLATIAENNANNSTTSTSFVQASCRATTYPTVCIQSLTRYAGSIKHNPRQLAHTALAVSLHSAWSTRVFIHKLTNFKGLKRREYQAIRDCLEEIADSVDQIGQSIREIKSMGQGPPGQDFFLHISNMQTWVSAALTDCTTCLDELSDTTYNRRIKHSVRSRVTNVAQITTNALALINHLVA; from the coding sequence ATGgcaacaaaaatcatcctctcaTCCCTACTATTCTCTCTTTACTTCCTAGCAACAATAGCAGAAAATAATGCCAACAACTCAACCACTTCAACAAGTTTCGTCCAGGCCTCGTGTCGAGCCACTACATACCCGACCGTATGCATCCAATCCCTCACTCGCTATGCAGGTTCAATAAAACACAATCCACGCCAGCTAGCTCATACAGCTCTAGCAGTGAGCCTCCACTCGGCGTGGTCCACTAGGGTTTTCATTCACAAGCTGACTAATTTTAAGGGTCTGAAGCGAAGAGAATACCAGGCTATCCGAGATTGCCTAGAGGAGATAGCAGACAGTGTGGACCAGATCGGCCAGTCAATCCGAGAGATCAAGTCCATGGGTCAAGGCCCACCTGGCCAGGACTTTTTCTTGCACATTAGTAACATGCAAACGTGGGTAAGTGCTGCCCTTACAGACTGCACAACTTGTTTGGATGAGTTATCAGATACAACCTATAATAGAAGGATTAAACACTCGGTTAGGTCCCGAGTGACTAATGTAGCTCAAATCACTACTAATGCACTTGCACTTATTAATCACTTAGTTGCCTAA